From a single Nymphaea colorata isolate Beijing-Zhang1983 chromosome 4, ASM883128v2, whole genome shotgun sequence genomic region:
- the LOC116253358 gene encoding WD repeat-containing protein WDS homolog: MEMSSSDKVGTKDLIRRCEFVRVIIQSLYSLGYWKSASLLEEESRIMLQSPEISLFQSQILEGKWDESIATLDCIRELSPEARNSAVFLILQQKFWEYLDRNDTSEALVILRGRMSQLGVDKGKLHMLACCLISRSKREEIGRKLKGGDDSRRKLLNELRLIIPPSIMIPEGRLEHLVELALLLQHERCIYHNSPKDSISLYSDHHCGPDQIPTQTLQILHQHEHEVWYVQFSNKGDYLASSSRDYNAVIWTVADDGDISLKHILRGHEKPVSFVAWSPDDKLLLTCGNGGLVKVWDVQTGNCKVTIGKGSSGFSSCAWFPDSQRIVCGLCDNGICIYDLEGVERDTWRGERMPKISDLSVTPDGMNLISICDEKDIRIYALEAKTERVISENQSIMSLFVSKDGQYLLVNLNNQEIHMWDVCGTWRVPLKYMGHKQGRYVIRSCFGGFDNAFVASGSEDAQVYIWHRQSCKLVAQLSGHSSMVNCVSWNPANPELMASASDDCTIRIWGVQQARPSLKNHPAHASYDTCV, translated from the exons ATGGAGATGTCCTCTTCGGATAAAGTGGGTACAAAAGACCTCATAAGGCGGTGTGAGTTTGTGAGAGTCATCATACAGTCTCTTTACTCTTTGGGCTATTGGAAGAGCGCTTCACTTCTTGAGGAGGAGTCCAGAATCATGCTTCAGTCACCGGAAATTTCACTATTTCAGTCTCAAATTCTTGAAGGGAAATGGGATGAGAGCATTGCTACTCTTGACTGCATTAGGGAATTGTCTCCAGAAGCACGGAATTCTGCAGTTTTCTTAATCTTGCAACAGAAGTTTTGGGAATATTTGGATAGGAATGACACTTCAGAAGCATTGGTGATCCTCCGGGGGAGAATGTCTCAGTTAGGTGTTGACAAGGGGAAGCTTCATATGCTCGCCTGTTGCCTTATTTCAAGATCAAAACGTGAAGAAATTGGACGCAAGCTGAAAGGAGGTGATGACTCACGAAGGAAGCTTCTGAATGAGCTGAGGTTGATTATTCCCCCTTCAATCATGATCCCAGAAGGACGACTGGAACATTTAGTCGAGCTTGCACTCTTGCTGCAACATGAGCGTTGCATTTATCATAATTCACCCAAGGACTCCATTTCATTATATTCGGATCACCATTGTGGTCCAGATCAGATCCCTACACAAACGTTGCAG ATCCTGCATCAGCATGAGCATGAAGTGTGGTATGTACAGTTCTCAAATAAGGGTGATTATCTGGCATCATCTTCAAGGGATTATAATGCTGTCATATGGACA GTTGCTGATGATGGAGATATCTCACTGAAGCATATTTTGAGGGGCCACGAGAAGCCTGTTTCTTTTGTGGCTTGGAGTCCCGATGACAAGCTACTTTTAACATGTGGGAATGGGGGGCTTGTCAAGGTGTGGGATGTCCAAACTGGCAACTGCAAGGTGACGATTGGGAAAGGAAGCTCTGGATTTTCCTCCTGTGCCTGGTTCCCAGATTCACAGCGGATTGTGTGTGGACTCTGTGACAAcggcatatgcatatatgatCTTGAAGGAGTAGAGCGTGATACATGGCGAGGCGAGCGGATGCCCAAGATATCCGACCTTTCTGTGACTCCAGATGGCATGAACTTAATCAGCATCTGTGATGAGAAAGACATCAGGATTTATGCATTGGAGGCCAAGACAGAGCGTGTAATATCTGAAAATCAGTCAATCATGTCGCTTTTTGTTTCTAAAGATGGCCAATATCTTCTTGTTAACCTGAACAATCAGGAGATTCACATGTGGGATGTGTGTGGGACATGGCGTGTTCCATTGAAGTACATGGGTCATAAGCAGGGCCGCTACGTGATAAGGTCATGCTTTGGTGGCTTTGATAATGCTTTTGTTGCCAGTGGAAGTGAGGATGCACAG GTCTACATATGGCATCGGCAGTCTTGCAAGTTGGTTGCGCAATTGTCTGGCCATTCAAGCATGGTGAATTGTGTCAGTTGGAACCCAGCAAACCCAGAGTTGATGGCATCCGCTAGTGATGATTGTACGATCCGGATATGGGGAGTCCAGCAAGCCCGACCATCACTCAAGAACCATCCAGCCCATGCCTCATATGATACATGTGTATAG
- the LOC116252167 gene encoding probable pectate lyase 8, translating into MADGCGRAAWTVTLLLALIGSSGCLGEAARSLRSELAGGPAEVSFEEKRALGWQNISLLHPHAVDNPELVAAEVYRVMENGTRRRSLGYLSCGTGNPIDDCWRCDPNWANNRQRLADCGIGFGSKAIGGRDGRIYVVTDSSDDDPVNPRPGTLRYAVIQDEPLWIVFKRDMVIVLKEELIMNSYKTIDGRGANVHISNGACITVQYVTNIIIHGIHIHDCKPTGNAMVRSTPRHYGWRTMADGDGVSIFGSSHIWVDHCSFSNCADGLVDAVIASTAITISNNYFTHHDKVMLLGHSDSYENDKAMQVTIVLNHFGEGLVQRIPRCRHGYFHVVNNDYTHWEMYAIGGSASPTINSQGNRYLAPDNPFAKEVTKRVDTPDSAWKDWHWRSEGDLMLNGAFFVPSGSGASNSYAKASSLGAKSSSMVPSMTANAGVLNCRAGAVC; encoded by the exons ATGGCGGATGGTTGTGGGAGGGCGGCATGGACGGTGACGTTGCTTCTTGCGCTTATCGGCTCTAGTGGATGCCTCGGAGAAGCGGCCCGGAGTCTCCGGAGCGAGTTGGCGGGAGGCCCGGCAGAAGTCAG TTTCGAGGAGAAGAGAGCGCTGGGCTGGCAAAACATCTCGCTCTTGCACCCGCACGCCGTGGACAACCCAGAGCTTGTCGCTGCAGAAGTGTACAG GGTCATGGAAAACGGCACGAGGAGAAGGTCTCTGGGCTACCTCTCCTGCGGCACGGGCAATCCCATCGACGACTGCTGGCGTTGCGACCCTAACTGGGCCAACAACCGCCAGAGGCTCGCCGACTGCGGCATCGGGTTTGGTAGCAAAGCCATTGGTGGCCGTGACGGCCGCATCTACGTCGTGACCGACTCTTCCGACGATGACCCCGTGAACCCGAGGCCGGGGACCCTTCGCTACGCCGTCATCCAGGACGAGCCACTCTGGATCGTGTTCAAGCGCGACATGGTCATCGTCCTCAAGGAGGAGCTCATCATGAACAGCTACAAGACCATCGACGGCCGCGGGGCAAACGTCCACATCTCCAACGGCGCGTGCATTACCGTTCAGTACGTGACCAACATCATCATCCACGGCATACACATCCACGACTGCAAGCCGACAGGCAACGCCATGGTCAGGAGCACGCCTAGACACTATGGTTGGAGGACCATGGCCGATGGAGACGGGGTCTCCATATTCGGGTCCAGCCACATCTGGGTAGATCACTGCTCCTTCTCTAATTGCGCCGACGGGCTTGTCGACGCCGTGATTGCATCGACCGCCATTACCATTTCGAACAATTACTTCACCCACCATGACAAG GTGATGCTGTTGGGTCACAGTGATAGTTACGAGAATGACAAAGCTATGCAGGTAACCATCGTCCTCAACCACTTTGGAGAAGGGCTAGTCCAGAGGATACCCAG GTGCAGGCATGGTTACTTTCATGTGGTGAACAATGATTACACACACTGGGAGATGTACGCTATTGGGGGAAGCGCGTCCCCCACAATCAACAGCCAGGGAAACCGGTACCTGGCCCCAGATAACCCCTTCGCCAAGGAG GTAACAAAGCGAGTGGACACACCGGACAGTGCATGGAAAGACTGGCATTGGAGATCGGAAGGCGACCTGATGCTGAACGGAGCCTTCTTCGTACCCTCGGGATCAGGTGCATCCAACAGCTATGCCAAAGCATCTAGCCTCGGGGCCAAATCGTCGTCCATGGTTCCTTCCATGACCGCCAATGCTGGCGTTCTGAACTGCAGGGCAGGGGCCGTATGTTAG